The proteins below come from a single Triticum aestivum cultivar Chinese Spring chromosome 5D, IWGSC CS RefSeq v2.1, whole genome shotgun sequence genomic window:
- the LOC123124856 gene encoding uncharacterized protein: protein MPAAAAMRSGVGADEVHVSSPCPLIPCLDQARHHLGVARRDNARPGSNPPPPRFPPPRRAALFVPSLLRLPLGRRTSQGRGRHGRLYTLSSSTTARGAASPARAPSCRARSSSWAASHASPSRNAAKRTPITVRLRRQNTKLDQNLTRKETWNSPT, encoded by the exons ATGCCGGCGGCGGCAGCGATGCGTTCTGGCGTCGGCGCCGACGAAGTTCACGTCTCATCCCCTTGCCCATTAATCCCGTGTCTGGACCAAGCACGACACCACCTCGGTGTTGCACGCCGCGACAATGCCCGCCCGGGCTCAAACCCTCCTCCCCCACGAtttcctcctcctcgacgcgccgctCTCTTCGTCCCTTCTCTCCTCCGCTTGCCGCTTGGTCGTAGAACTAGTCAGGGCAGGGGACGACATGGCCGCCTCTATACATTGTCGTCGTCGACGACCGCCAGAGGAGCAGCTTCCCCTGCACGCGCCCCATCCTGCAGAGCGCGCTCCAGCTCATGGGCTGCAAGCCACGCCTCACCTTCAAG GAACGCAGCCAAAAGAACGCCAATAACCGTAAGACTTAGAAGACAAAACACAAAATTGGATCAAAATCTTACTCGCAA AGAAACTTGGAACTCACCCACATGA